The Vicia villosa cultivar HV-30 ecotype Madison, WI unplaced genomic scaffold, Vvil1.0 ctg.003209F_1_1, whole genome shotgun sequence genome window below encodes:
- the LOC131640582 gene encoding heat shock 70 kDa protein-like, whose amino-acid sequence MAATKTKAIGIDLGTTYSCVAVWRNNRVEIIPNDQGNRITPSYVAFTETERLIGDAAINQLATNPHNTVFNVKRLIGRRFSDPSVQQDINLWPFKVVPNNKDKPMIVFSYKGEEKRISPQEISSMVLSKLKDDAEAYLCHEVKDVVITVPAHFNNSQRQATKDAGKIAGFNVMRIINEPTAASIAYGFDKMNWREGEKNVLVFDLGGGTFDVSLVTNDEGMFKVKSTLGDTHLGGVDFDNNLVNRLVELFRRKYNKDLNISENSKALGRLRSACEKAKRLLSSTSMTTIELDSLCGGIDLHVTVTRALFEEINKDLFRKCMETVEKCLSEAKINKNQVHDFVLVGGSTRIPKIQQLLKEMFRVNGEIKEPCKSINPDEAVAYGAAVQAAILNDEGDKKIEDLLLLDVMPFSLGVETDDGVMSVLIPKNTMIPTKKESVFSTLSCNQDSVLIKVYEGEGVKTEDNILLGKFELQGFSSTSRKVPNINVCFDVDVNGILEVTAEDKTQGLRKKITIINKEGRLSSEEMRRMVRDGERYKVEDEEVRKRVKAKNLFENYVYEMREKVKKLEKAVEETIDWFDRNQLAEIDEFEFKKQELEKNMKVL is encoded by the coding sequence ATGGCAGCAACAAAAACAAAAGCCATAGGTATCGACCTTGGCACAACCTACAGCTGCGTAGCAGTGTGGCGAAACAATCGTGTTGAGATCATTCCAAACGACCAAGGAAACCGTATCACCCCGTCTTATGTCGCCTTCACTGAAACCGAAAGGTTAATAGGCGATGCTGCCATAAACCAACTGGCCACTAATCCCCACAACACTGTTTTCAATGTCAAACGTTTGATCGGTCGTCGATTCTCCGACCCATCAGTTCAACAAGACATAAATCTTTGGCCTTTTAAGGTTGTCCCAAACAACAAAGACAAACCAATGATTGTGTTTAGTTACAAAGGCGAAGAGAAACGTATTTCACCTCAAGAGATATCTTCCATGGTGTTGTCAAAGTTGAAGGATGATGCTGAAGCTTATTTGTGCCATGAAGTGAAAGATGTTGTGATCACTGTTCCTGCTCACTTCAACAACTCACAGAGACAGGCTACAAAAGATGCAGGGAAAATCGCGGGTTTTAACGTGATGCGGATCATCAATGAGCCTACTGCAGCTTCTATTGCTTATGGTTTTGACAAGATGAACTGGAGAGAAGGTGAGAAGAATGTGCTTGTGTTTGATCTTGGCGGTGGAACTTTTGATGTTTCCTTGGTGACCAATGATGAAGGAATGTTCAAGGTTAAGTCTACATTGGGAGATACTCATTTGGGTGGTGTTGATTTCGATAACAATTTGGTGAACCGTCTTGTCGAACTGTTTCGTAGAAAGTATAACAAGGATTTGAACATCAGTGAAAATTCCAAAGCTTTGGGGAGGTTAAGATCAGCATGTGAGAAAGCAAAAAGATTACTTTCTTCAACTTCTATGACAACCATTGAGCTTGATTCTCTATGTGGAGGGATTGATCTACATGTCACTGTTACTAGAGCTTTGTTTGAGGAAATAAACAAAGATTTGTTCAGAAAGTGCATGGAAACTGTGGAAAAGTGTTTGAGTGAGGCAAAGATTAATAAAAACCAAGTTCATGATTTTGTTCTTGTAGGAGGGTCTACTAGAATTCCAAAGATTCAACAACTGTTAAAGGAAATGTTCAGAGTCAACGGCGAAATCAAAGAGCCTTGTAAAAGCATTAATCCTGATGAAGCTGTGGCTTATGGTGCAGCAGTTCAAGCAGCGATATTGAATGATGAAGGGGACAAGAAAATCGAAGACTTGTTGTTGTTGGATGTTATGCCTTTTAGTCTTGGTGTTGAGACAGATGATGGTGTCATGTCTGTTTTGATTCCTAAGAATACAATGATCCCTACAAAAAAGGAGAGTGTTTTTTCTACACTCTCTTGTAATCAAGACAGTGTTTTGATCAAAGTGTATGAAGGAGAAGGAGTTAAGACTGAGGATAACATTTTGCTTGGGAAATTTGAGCTACAAGGATTCTCTTCAACATCTAGGAAGGTTCCAAATATCaatgtttgttttgatgttgaTGTGAATGGTATTTTAGAGGTTACTGCTGAAGATAAGACACAAGGGTTGAGAAAGAAGATTACTATCATCAACAAGGAGGGAAGGTTGAGTAGTGAAGAGATGAGGAGGATGGTGAGGGATGGAGAGAGGTATAAGGTAGAAGATGAGGAGGTGAGGAAGAGGGTGAAGGCAAAGAACTTGTTTGAGAATTATGTTTATGAAATGAGGGAGAAAGTGAAGAAGCTTGAGAAGGCTGTGGAGGAAACTATTGATTGGTTTGATAGAAATCAATTGGCTGAAATTGATGAGTTTGAGTTCAAGAAACAGgagttggaaaagaatatgaaggttctttga